In Herbaspirillum seropedicae, a single window of DNA contains:
- the rnhB gene encoding ribonuclease HII — protein sequence MPKAAPQTLALFDDYTGEIICGVDEAGRGPLAGPVFAAAVILDPARPVKGLRDSKKLTEAARDSLALEIKASALAWAVASCNEQEIDELNILHASMLAMRRAVEALSTLPTLALIDGNRCPVMSIRSEAIVKGDDKVPAISAASILAKTARDAALMVLHDTYPHYGFDRHKGYPTPLHLEMLRLHGVSPVHRRSYAPVKALLTAQPGLAA from the coding sequence ATGCCCAAGGCGGCGCCCCAGACCCTGGCTTTGTTTGACGACTACACCGGCGAGATCATCTGCGGGGTCGATGAGGCCGGCCGTGGTCCGCTGGCCGGTCCTGTGTTCGCGGCGGCGGTGATTCTCGATCCGGCCCGACCGGTCAAGGGCCTGCGCGATTCCAAGAAGCTCACCGAAGCCGCCCGCGACAGCCTGGCGCTGGAGATCAAGGCGTCGGCCCTGGCCTGGGCGGTCGCCTCCTGCAACGAGCAGGAGATCGATGAACTCAACATCCTGCACGCCAGCATGCTGGCCATGCGACGCGCCGTGGAGGCGCTCTCGACGCTGCCCACGCTGGCGCTCATCGATGGCAATCGCTGCCCGGTCATGAGCATCCGCTCCGAAGCCATCGTCAAGGGCGACGACAAGGTGCCGGCCATCTCGGCCGCCTCCATCCTCGCCAAGACTGCCCGTGACGCAGCGCTGATGGTCTTGCATGACACTTATCCGCACTATGGCTTCGACCGCCACAAGGGCTATCCGACGCCGCTGCACCTGGAGATGCTGCGTCTGCATGGCGTCTCGCCGGTGCATCGCCGTTCCTATGCGCCGGTCAAGGCCTTGCTGACTGCCCAGCCGGGCCTGGCGGCCTAA
- the lpxD gene encoding UDP-3-O-(3-hydroxymyristoyl)glucosamine N-acyltransferase, producing the protein MTIRLQQLVERLGGELKGDAQIAVQGIAPLDAAGSSHITFLSNPKFRAQADQTQAAALILSEADDAQVQAYAGARIVTRNPYAYFARAAQLFQAMAEIVPPAGIHASAVVDPSASVAADAVIGPLVVIEAGAVIGARARIDAGSFIGRHAKVGEDTHFHARVTLHHACEIGARGIVHSGAVIGADGFGFANEAGQWIKIPQVGRVMIGDDVEIGANTTIDRGALADTVIEEGVKLDNQIQIAHNCHIGAHTAIAACAGIAGSAKIGKYCSIGGAAMIHGHITIVDKVHVSAGTLALRSILEPGQYTGFYPITEHRDWEKSAALVRNLGTMREKIRALEKSLKTLTQEQAGQAPLSENQEENE; encoded by the coding sequence ATGACTATTCGGCTGCAGCAATTGGTCGAGCGCCTGGGCGGGGAGCTGAAGGGCGATGCACAGATCGCCGTCCAGGGCATCGCGCCGCTGGACGCGGCGGGTTCCAGTCACATCACCTTCCTCTCCAACCCCAAGTTCCGCGCCCAGGCCGACCAGACCCAGGCGGCGGCGCTGATCCTGTCCGAGGCCGATGACGCCCAGGTGCAGGCCTATGCCGGCGCACGCATCGTCACTCGCAACCCCTACGCCTATTTCGCCCGCGCAGCGCAACTGTTCCAGGCCATGGCCGAGATCGTGCCGCCTGCGGGCATCCACGCCAGCGCGGTGGTCGATCCAAGCGCCAGCGTGGCCGCGGACGCCGTGATCGGCCCGCTGGTGGTGATCGAGGCAGGCGCCGTCATCGGCGCCCGTGCCCGCATCGATGCAGGCAGCTTCATTGGTCGCCACGCCAAGGTGGGCGAGGATACGCATTTCCATGCCCGCGTGACCTTGCATCATGCCTGCGAGATCGGTGCACGCGGCATCGTCCACTCCGGCGCCGTGATCGGGGCCGATGGCTTCGGGTTCGCCAACGAGGCCGGGCAGTGGATCAAGATTCCACAAGTGGGCCGCGTGATGATCGGTGATGACGTCGAAATCGGCGCCAATACCACCATCGATCGTGGCGCCCTGGCCGATACCGTGATCGAAGAGGGCGTCAAGCTGGACAACCAGATCCAGATCGCCCACAACTGCCACATCGGCGCGCATACCGCCATTGCCGCCTGTGCCGGCATCGCCGGCAGCGCCAAGATCGGCAAGTATTGCTCCATCGGTGGCGCCGCCATGATCCATGGCCATATCACCATCGTGGACAAGGTTCATGTCTCGGCGGGCACGCTGGCCCTGCGCTCCATCCTTGAGCCGGGTCAATACACTGGCTTCTACCCCATCACCGAACACCGTGACTGGGAAAAATCGGCGGCATTAGTGCGCAATCTGGGCACGATGCGTGAGAAAATCCGGGCGTTGGAAAAATCGCTCAAAACGTTGACACAAGAACAAGCAGGCCAAGCCCCGCTTTCAGAGAATCAAGAAGAGAATGAATAG
- the lpxA gene encoding acyl-ACP--UDP-N-acetylglucosamine O-acyltransferase, producing the protein MSKIHPSAIIAPGAQIDESVEIGAYAVIGADVRIGAGTRIGPHVVIEGHTRIGRDNEIFQFASIGAAPQDKKYAGEPTTMEIGDRNTIREFVTFNRGTVQDAGATRIGNDNWIMAYVHLAHDCQLGNNIILANNATLAGHVHLGDHVFLGGFTTVHQFCHIGAHAMTAFTAAVSQDVPPFVTAAGNRAVPAGINSEGLKRRGFTSEQIMEIKRAYKVIYRAGLPLEEAKQELAQMEASSANSAQYIRLFREFIEASARGIIR; encoded by the coding sequence ATGTCCAAGATCCATCCCAGCGCCATCATCGCCCCCGGTGCGCAGATCGACGAATCGGTCGAGATCGGCGCCTACGCCGTCATCGGAGCGGACGTGCGCATCGGTGCGGGCACCCGCATCGGCCCTCATGTCGTCATCGAAGGCCATACCCGCATCGGCCGCGACAACGAGATTTTCCAGTTCGCCTCCATCGGCGCCGCGCCGCAGGACAAGAAGTACGCCGGCGAGCCGACCACCATGGAGATCGGCGACCGCAATACCATCCGCGAATTCGTCACCTTCAACCGCGGCACCGTACAGGACGCCGGCGCCACCCGCATCGGCAATGACAACTGGATCATGGCCTATGTCCACCTGGCGCATGACTGCCAGCTGGGCAACAACATCATCCTGGCCAACAACGCCACCCTGGCCGGCCACGTCCACCTGGGCGACCACGTCTTCCTGGGCGGATTTACCACCGTGCACCAGTTCTGCCATATCGGCGCGCATGCGATGACCGCCTTTACTGCAGCGGTCAGCCAGGATGTGCCGCCCTTCGTCACAGCGGCGGGCAACCGTGCAGTGCCGGCGGGCATCAATAGCGAAGGACTCAAGCGGCGTGGCTTCACCAGCGAGCAGATCATGGAGATCAAGCGCGCCTACAAGGTGATCTACCGCGCCGGCCTGCCGCTGGAAGAGGCCAAGCAGGAGCTGGCGCAGATGGAAGCCAGCTCGGCCAATTCGGCGCAGTACATTCGCCTGTTCCGCGAATTCATCGAGGCTTCGGCCCGTGGCATCATCCGCTGA
- the ppsR gene encoding pyruvate, water dikinase regulatory protein → MLDPMPIPHPSPVLAANRTVFFVSDGTGITAETFGHSVLSQFELRFKQVRLPFIDTLDKAHDATRKINEAYQVDGKLPIVFSTLVKSELSSVIRQAKAMHMDLFQTFVEPLEQELEMKSTHTIGRSHNTADSEEYRNRIEAINFSLAHDDGQSNKNLSEADVILVGVSRSGKTPTSLYLAMQFGIKAANYPLIPEDFERDKLPSGLVMHKKKIFGLTIAAERLSEVRNERRPGSKYASLENCRYEINEAEKMMRREGIRWMSSTAKSIEEIAATILQEIKPEPR, encoded by the coding sequence ATGCTCGACCCCATGCCGATCCCGCACCCCTCTCCTGTCCTGGCCGCCAACCGCACGGTATTCTTCGTCTCCGACGGCACCGGGATCACTGCCGAGACCTTCGGGCATTCCGTGCTGAGCCAGTTCGAGCTGCGTTTCAAGCAGGTCCGCCTGCCCTTCATCGATACGCTCGACAAGGCCCATGACGCCACCCGCAAGATCAATGAAGCCTATCAGGTCGATGGCAAGCTGCCCATTGTCTTCTCCACCCTGGTCAAGTCCGAGCTGTCTTCGGTGATCCGCCAGGCCAAGGCCATGCATATGGACCTGTTCCAGACCTTCGTGGAGCCGCTGGAGCAGGAGCTGGAGATGAAGTCCACCCACACCATCGGCCGCAGCCACAATACGGCTGACTCCGAGGAATACCGCAACCGCATCGAGGCCATCAACTTCTCGCTGGCGCACGATGATGGCCAGTCCAACAAGAACCTGTCGGAAGCCGACGTGATCCTGGTGGGCGTCTCGCGTTCGGGCAAGACCCCGACCAGCCTCTATCTGGCCATGCAGTTCGGCATCAAGGCCGCCAACTACCCCTTGATCCCGGAAGATTTCGAACGCGACAAGCTGCCCAGCGGCCTGGTGATGCACAAGAAGAAGATTTTTGGCCTGACCATCGCCGCCGAGCGCCTCTCCGAGGTGCGCAATGAACGCCGCCCCGGCAGCAAGTACGCCTCGCTGGAAAATTGCCGCTATGAAATCAATGAAGCCGAGAAGATGATGCGGCGTGAAGGGATTCGCTGGATGTCTTCCACCGCCAAGTCCATCGAGGAAATCGCGGCGACCATCCTGCAGGAAATCAAGCCGGAGCCGCGCTGA
- the bamA gene encoding outer membrane protein assembly factor BamA, whose amino-acid sequence MKLHPAQHPIPTFSRRLIAAAAFALCSSQAMAVTPFVVKDIRVEGIQRTEAGTVFSYLPVRVGDTFTDEKGTAAIKALYATGFFRDVRIESEGDVLVVQVVERPAIASVDFSGIKEFDKEQLTKALKEIGVAESRIFDRSQVDRAEQELKRQYLSRGLYGAKVSTTVTPVERNRVAITFSVDEGDVSRIKQINFVGNKVFSDSTLRDQIKLTTPGWFTWYTKADQYSKEKLQGDIETLRSYYLDRGYLEMQVESTQVSITPDKKDIYITVNIKEGEKYTVSGVKLEGEMFGMEPELAKLVQLKAGDVYSGAKLTDSTKKIGERLGNFGYAFANVNANPNVDREKKEVAFTIMIDPGKRVYVRHINIAGNTKTRDEVIRREFRQFEDSWYDGEKIKLSRDRVDRLGYFKEVTLDTPEVPGTSDQVDVNMKVEEKPTGNIMVGAGFSQSDKLSLTGSISQENAFGSGNTVGIDINTSSRYRTVSVSTTNPYFTDDGISRTYEVYLRTVRPSVYATGDYRVKTLGGSIKFGVPFSELDRVFFGVGLENTDVSTDTTSPTLYRQYVRDFGGAGVAGCDVTSSGNGCGIGSARTTSIPLTVAWQRDGRDSALVPTTGRYQRANLEVSYLGTLKYYRASYQHQYFQPFFSKAVTLALNGEVDYGRGIGSKPYPVFKNYYAGGIGTVRGYEASSLGSLKDQYGDSMGGASRLYGNVELQFPFPGSGQDRTLRWFTFFDGGNVFADGQNIKFNDLRYSAGVGISWVSPIGPLKLSFGKPLNLKTGDKSQTFQFQLGTGF is encoded by the coding sequence ATGAAATTACACCCTGCGCAACATCCCATCCCGACCTTTTCCCGTCGCCTGATCGCAGCCGCCGCCTTTGCTCTGTGCTCCAGCCAGGCCATGGCGGTCACGCCTTTCGTGGTCAAGGATATCCGCGTCGAAGGCATCCAGCGTACCGAGGCCGGCACCGTCTTCAGCTACCTGCCGGTGCGCGTGGGTGATACCTTCACCGATGAGAAGGGCACTGCGGCCATCAAGGCGCTGTATGCCACCGGCTTCTTCCGTGACGTGCGCATCGAGTCCGAGGGCGACGTGCTGGTGGTGCAGGTGGTGGAGCGTCCAGCCATCGCCAGCGTCGATTTCTCCGGCATCAAGGAATTCGACAAGGAACAGCTGACCAAGGCGTTGAAGGAAATCGGCGTGGCCGAGTCGCGTATCTTCGACCGCTCGCAGGTCGACCGCGCAGAGCAGGAATTGAAGCGCCAGTACCTCTCGCGTGGCCTGTACGGCGCCAAGGTCTCGACCACCGTCACACCGGTGGAGCGCAATCGCGTGGCCATCACCTTCTCGGTGGACGAAGGCGATGTGTCGCGGATCAAGCAGATCAACTTCGTGGGCAACAAGGTCTTCTCCGACAGCACGCTGCGCGACCAGATCAAGCTGACCACCCCGGGCTGGTTCACCTGGTACACCAAGGCCGACCAGTATTCGAAGGAAAAGCTGCAGGGCGACATCGAGACCCTGCGTTCCTACTACCTGGATCGCGGCTACCTGGAAATGCAGGTCGAATCGACCCAGGTGTCGATCACGCCCGACAAGAAGGACATCTACATCACCGTCAACATCAAGGAAGGCGAGAAGTACACCGTCTCCGGCGTCAAGCTGGAAGGCGAGATGTTCGGCATGGAGCCGGAACTGGCCAAGCTGGTGCAGTTGAAGGCGGGCGACGTCTATTCCGGCGCCAAGCTCACCGACAGCACCAAGAAGATCGGCGAGCGCCTGGGCAATTTCGGCTACGCCTTTGCCAACGTCAACGCCAACCCCAATGTCGATCGCGAGAAGAAGGAAGTCGCCTTCACCATCATGATCGATCCGGGCAAGCGCGTGTATGTCCGTCACATCAACATCGCCGGCAATACCAAGACCCGCGACGAGGTGATCCGCCGCGAATTCCGCCAGTTCGAGGATTCCTGGTATGACGGCGAGAAGATCAAGCTCTCGCGCGACCGCGTCGACCGTCTGGGCTACTTCAAGGAAGTCACGCTGGACACGCCCGAAGTGCCAGGCACCAGCGACCAGGTGGACGTGAACATGAAGGTCGAGGAAAAGCCGACCGGCAACATCATGGTCGGCGCCGGCTTCTCGCAATCGGACAAGCTCAGCCTGACCGGCTCGATCTCGCAGGAAAACGCCTTCGGCAGCGGCAATACGGTGGGCATCGACATCAATACCAGCTCGCGCTACCGCACGGTCTCAGTGTCGACCACCAACCCGTACTTCACCGATGACGGCATCAGCCGCACCTATGAAGTCTATCTGCGTACGGTGCGCCCGTCGGTCTATGCCACCGGTGACTACCGCGTCAAGACCCTGGGCGGCAGCATCAAGTTCGGCGTGCCGTTCTCGGAACTGGATCGCGTCTTCTTCGGCGTGGGCCTGGAAAACACCGACGTCAGCACCGATACCACCAGTCCAACGCTGTATCGCCAGTACGTGCGTGACTTCGGCGGCGCCGGCGTGGCGGGTTGCGATGTGACCAGCAGCGGCAATGGTTGCGGCATCGGCAGCGCCCGGACCACCAGCATCCCGCTGACGGTGGCGTGGCAGCGCGACGGTCGCGACAGCGCCCTGGTCCCCACTACCGGCCGCTACCAGCGCGCCAACCTGGAAGTCTCCTACCTGGGTACGCTAAAGTATTACCGCGCCAGCTACCAGCACCAGTATTTCCAACCGTTCTTCAGCAAGGCCGTGACGCTGGCCCTCAATGGCGAAGTGGACTATGGCCGCGGTATCGGTAGCAAGCCCTATCCCGTGTTCAAGAACTACTATGCCGGCGGTATCGGCACCGTGCGCGGCTATGAAGCCTCGTCGCTGGGTAGCCTCAAGGACCAATACGGCGACTCCATGGGCGGCGCCTCTCGTCTGTACGGCAACGTGGAGTTACAATTCCCGTTCCCAGGCTCCGGCCAGGACCGCACACTGCGCTGGTTCACCTTCTTCGATGGCGGCAACGTCTTCGCCGATGGTCAGAACATCAAGTTCAACGATCTGCGTTATTCGGCCGGTGTGGGTATCAGCTGGGTGTCGCCGATCGGCCCGCTCAAGCTCAGCTTCGGCAAGCCGTTGAACCTGAAGACTGGCGACAAGTCTCAAACCTTCCAGTTCCAACTGGGTACCGGCTTCTAA
- a CDS encoding OmpH family outer membrane protein yields the protein MTKSFLSLQTVVMAACLFSLAPAHAQESSKIAFVSTERIFREAAPAKAAQSKLEAEFAKRDRDLQDMAARLKTQSDKLDKDAAVLSDSDRAKRQRDLSDLDKEFQRKQREFREDLNQRRNEELAVVLERTNKVIRQIAEAEKYDIVFQEAVYASKRIDITDKVLKELAK from the coding sequence ATGACCAAATCGTTCCTGTCCCTGCAGACCGTCGTGATGGCTGCTTGCCTGTTCAGCCTTGCTCCTGCCCACGCGCAGGAAAGCTCGAAAATCGCCTTCGTCAGCACCGAACGCATCTTCCGCGAAGCCGCCCCGGCCAAGGCCGCCCAGTCCAAGCTGGAAGCCGAGTTCGCCAAGCGTGACCGCGACCTGCAAGACATGGCCGCGCGCCTGAAGACCCAGTCCGACAAGCTCGACAAGGACGCCGCCGTGCTGTCGGATTCGGATCGCGCCAAGCGTCAGCGTGACCTGTCGGACCTGGACAAGGAATTCCAGCGCAAGCAGCGCGAGTTCCGTGAAGACCTGAACCAGCGCCGCAACGAAGAGCTGGCCGTAGTGCTGGAGCGTACCAACAAGGTGATCCGTCAGATCGCCGAAGCCGAGAAGTACGACATCGTCTTCCAGGAAGCGGTCTACGCCAGCAAGCGTATCGACATCACCGACAAGGTGCTCAAGGAACTGGCCAAGTAA
- a CDS encoding DUF6314 family protein encodes MAAFLMADMAALASCLQGQWQFSRIIWEGGEAPQASASGEMSFAPTEQPAQWLYRERGQLRMLSHGQGRPILFSRLFDYRFGQDRLDVLFADGERVGQPYQSYLLRGNMLVPAADHLCGPDCYNAAYTFDSEDAFSMETFINGPRKRTRVLTTYRRCGDGDSGGTE; translated from the coding sequence GTGGCTGCCTTTCTCATGGCCGACATGGCCGCGCTGGCGTCCTGCTTGCAGGGGCAATGGCAGTTCAGCCGCATCATCTGGGAAGGCGGCGAAGCGCCTCAGGCCAGCGCCAGCGGCGAGATGAGCTTTGCGCCGACCGAACAGCCCGCCCAGTGGCTCTACCGCGAACGCGGCCAGTTGCGCATGCTGTCCCATGGGCAAGGCCGGCCCATCCTTTTCTCTCGCCTGTTCGACTATCGTTTTGGCCAGGACCGGCTCGATGTCCTGTTTGCCGATGGCGAGCGGGTAGGGCAGCCCTACCAGAGCTATCTGCTGCGCGGGAATATGCTGGTGCCCGCCGCCGATCATCTGTGCGGCCCCGACTGCTATAACGCTGCGTACACGTTCGACAGTGAAGATGCGTTCAGCATGGAGACCTTCATCAACGGCCCGCGCAAACGCACCCGGGTCCTGACCACCTACCGCCGCTGTGGCGACGGTGACAGCGGCGGAACGGAGTAG
- a CDS encoding TrmH family RNA methyltransferase — protein sequence MKLITSKDNPLFKELKQLASSSQARRRAGQSLLDGVHLAQAWLQHRGAPQLCVVAESAQYHPEVAPILAQCEALQAQCLVLADKLYDAVSTVDNGVGLFLLVATPVASAPKALTESAVLLDGLQDPGNLGSILRSAAAAGVRQVFCSPGTVAAWSPKVLRAGMGAHFVLDIVEDADLVALCAASRIPLLATSSHAAQTIYDCDLSGPVAWLLGHEGQGVSAALQEAATQEVVIPHLGQMESLNVAAAAAVCLFEQLRQRTAGR from the coding sequence ATGAAGCTGATCACCTCCAAAGACAATCCGCTCTTCAAGGAGCTCAAGCAACTGGCCAGCAGCAGCCAGGCCCGTCGCCGTGCTGGCCAGAGCCTGCTCGATGGCGTGCATCTGGCGCAAGCCTGGCTGCAGCATCGCGGCGCGCCACAGTTGTGCGTGGTGGCTGAAAGCGCCCAATATCATCCGGAAGTCGCCCCCATCCTGGCGCAATGCGAAGCCCTGCAGGCCCAGTGCCTGGTGTTGGCCGACAAGCTCTACGACGCCGTCAGTACGGTAGATAACGGCGTGGGCCTGTTCCTGCTGGTGGCCACGCCCGTGGCCAGCGCGCCCAAGGCCCTGACGGAATCGGCGGTGCTGCTCGATGGCCTGCAGGATCCCGGCAATCTCGGCTCCATCCTGCGCAGCGCTGCGGCGGCGGGCGTCAGGCAAGTGTTCTGCTCTCCCGGTACGGTCGCAGCGTGGTCGCCCAAGGTCTTGCGCGCCGGCATGGGGGCGCATTTCGTGCTGGATATCGTTGAAGATGCCGACCTGGTGGCGTTGTGCGCGGCCAGCCGCATCCCCTTGCTGGCCACCAGTTCCCATGCGGCCCAGACCATCTACGATTGCGATCTCTCCGGGCCGGTGGCCTGGCTGCTGGGTCATGAAGGACAGGGGGTCTCGGCAGCCTTGCAGGAGGCCGCGACCCAGGAGGTGGTGATCCCGCACCTGGGCCAGATGGAATCGCTCAATGTGGCGGCAGCGGCCGCTGTCTGCCTGTTCGAACAGCTGCGCCAGCGTACCGCTGGTCGTTGA
- the fabZ gene encoding 3-hydroxyacyl-ACP dehydratase FabZ, whose amino-acid sequence MNSLDINQIKQYLPHRYPLLLVDRVLNWESGKTITAIKNVTVNEEFFNGHFPHKPVMPGVLMIEALAQTAALLSFLTEGRKPDENTVVYFVGIDNARFKRPVEPGDQLKMEVEITRRARGIWKYRAVATVDGQVAVEGDLMCTMRSAADASQSA is encoded by the coding sequence ATGAATAGCCTCGACATCAATCAAATCAAACAGTACCTGCCGCACCGTTACCCGCTGCTGCTGGTGGACCGCGTGCTGAACTGGGAGAGTGGCAAGACCATCACCGCCATCAAGAATGTGACCGTCAATGAAGAGTTCTTCAATGGTCACTTCCCGCACAAGCCGGTCATGCCGGGTGTGCTGATGATCGAGGCGCTGGCCCAGACCGCCGCGCTGCTGTCCTTCCTCACCGAAGGTCGCAAGCCCGATGAAAACACCGTGGTCTACTTCGTCGGCATCGACAATGCGCGCTTCAAGCGCCCCGTCGAGCCGGGCGACCAGCTGAAGATGGAAGTAGAGATCACCCGCCGCGCCCGTGGCATCTGGAAGTACCGCGCCGTGGCCACCGTGGACGGCCAGGTGGCCGTGGAAGGCGATCTGATGTGCACCATGCGCAGCGCCGCCGACGCCAGCCAGAGCGCCTGA
- the lpxB gene encoding lipid-A-disaccharide synthase, which translates to MASSADITRRQSIALVAGESSGDLLGSRLLAGVRERLPEVRLHGIGGEHMMAQGFASDWPMDKLTVRGLFEVIPRYREIKGIQDALRDKLLADRPDVFVGVDYPGFNLGLEEQLKKAGIPTIHFIGPQIWAWRGWRIKKIQRAVSHMLVIFPFEESIYRQAGVPVTYVGHPLAEVIPLQPDTRGARQRLDLNGPGRVVAILPGSRMSELKQNGAGFLAAARLLKQRDAQLQFVTPMAGDRQMAAFQEQIRQGGYEDLDISVIRGQSHSAMEAADAVLVASGTASLEVALYKKPMVISYKVNWASYQIMRHMAYQPWVGLPNILAREFLVPELLQHQATPEALADAMWFQLEDHAHQQRLARRFADMHQSLLRDTSRESANAVCEVIGARRR; encoded by the coding sequence GTGGCATCATCCGCTGACATCACACGCCGCCAGTCCATTGCGCTGGTGGCGGGAGAAAGCTCAGGCGACCTGCTGGGCAGCCGCCTGCTGGCCGGCGTGCGCGAGCGCCTGCCCGAGGTGCGGCTGCACGGTATCGGCGGCGAGCATATGATGGCCCAAGGCTTCGCCAGCGACTGGCCGATGGACAAGCTGACCGTGCGCGGCCTGTTCGAAGTGATCCCGCGCTACCGCGAGATCAAGGGCATCCAGGATGCCCTGCGCGACAAGCTGCTGGCAGACCGGCCGGATGTCTTCGTGGGCGTCGATTACCCGGGCTTCAACCTGGGGCTGGAAGAACAGCTCAAGAAGGCCGGCATTCCCACCATCCACTTCATCGGCCCGCAGATCTGGGCCTGGCGCGGCTGGCGCATCAAGAAGATCCAGCGGGCGGTGTCGCACATGCTGGTGATCTTCCCCTTCGAGGAAAGCATCTACCGCCAGGCCGGCGTGCCGGTCACCTATGTCGGCCATCCACTGGCCGAGGTGATTCCGCTGCAGCCCGATACCAGGGGTGCACGTCAGCGCCTGGACCTCAACGGGCCGGGCAGGGTGGTGGCCATCCTGCCGGGCAGCCGCATGAGCGAGCTCAAGCAGAATGGCGCTGGCTTCCTGGCGGCGGCACGGCTCTTGAAGCAACGCGATGCGCAATTGCAGTTCGTCACCCCGATGGCCGGTGATCGGCAGATGGCGGCGTTCCAGGAACAGATTCGCCAGGGCGGTTACGAAGACCTGGATATCAGCGTCATCCGGGGACAGTCGCACAGCGCCATGGAAGCCGCGGACGCTGTGCTGGTCGCCTCCGGCACGGCCTCGCTGGAGGTGGCGCTGTACAAGAAGCCGATGGTGATCTCCTACAAGGTCAACTGGGCCTCCTACCAGATCATGCGGCACATGGCTTACCAGCCGTGGGTGGGCCTGCCCAATATCCTGGCGCGCGAGTTCCTGGTGCCCGAACTGCTGCAGCACCAGGCCACGCCCGAGGCGCTGGCCGACGCCATGTGGTTCCAGCTGGAGGATCACGCGCACCAGCAGCGCCTGGCGCGGCGCTTTGCCGACATGCATCAGTCCCTGCTGCGTGACACCAGCCGGGAAAGCGCCAATGCCGTATGTGAAGTCATCGGCGCGCGCCGCCGCTGA